The sequence below is a genomic window from Gossypium hirsutum isolate 1008001.06 chromosome A11, Gossypium_hirsutum_v2.1, whole genome shotgun sequence.
ttaaatttaattcattcgCTTATTTTACATTCaagtcatttttattttgattcattttttttattcaaatcaagTTGAAtaggattttaaaaaataattccaATTAGATAAATTggtcaattttttaatattttttaaatcaagtttatttaagtaaattagtcaaaaaaaattttaaatgggtTAGAATTGACTGCCTAACTATAATGTGGGATATAcgaattaataatattaagtatagttgaaaatgaaatttattaaaagaactacaagtttagaaaaaaatttacccttttttatttttatcttgatattaattttaaagaaaaatcgaTAATAAGCTTATAAAAATTAAGTTGAATTCTGTAAAATCTACAAGACCCCCTTATAAGTTTTCGCCAAAAAGTGGGGCTTGATCCTAGAAATTTACCCAAATGTTTTTGCCGACTAACACATGTCACTACTCACTGTTTTATTCTTTTGTGGggcatattttttttcttctttttgataATCATTTTTGTGAGGTTAATTGTGTCATTTGCTTAtgttttaaggttaattttgaatgtatgaTGTGGGTTGTATTGGTTTTGATTATTAGGTTAGATTAGTAATTTTTAAAGGTTATGTTATGTTCATATTTTGTATTAATGCATAATATGtattttgcataatttattataattatttaaaattaaatttgggtTGATACGAAAACTTAGTATTCAGTAGGGAGTCAAATGTtagaaaattcatttttattagaTAATGTTATGAAAAAGTTAGATAcaataatttcaattattttcgCTCATTGGATCATTATTTAAGGTGAAATTTTGTAACACATTAGGGCATCCTATTAATAAGCCAACGTGGTCCGATTCCCCTAATTATCACAGTggatcttcaaaaaaaaaaaagagtttatatcaaataaaatatatactttaGTTTTCTTGTGTTAAAACTTTGGCTCGTAAACACAAAAGTATTATATgtgcttttttgaaaaaaattagatttaaaattttttgaagaattcTTTATAGAAACGAAAGAAcatgttttttcttttatctttcaaAGAGATTTTTTTGCTGGGCGGAAGTTCTATAAGGGacgaatttagtatttaaatattatttgtatcAACGCTCTAATCAACCGTTCATGATTGGTTATGAAATTATGTAAATCTAAGTACAATATAGAATAGAAATTTTtcgatataataaaaaaaattcaaatctttatatttaacaaactaacaaaataatatgttttgatgtaaAAACAATAAGATGATTCATTTTTTTTGTCAATCTCTAATTAACTTGTAGCTAACAACAATGATACTCACATGGTGTTGTCCTATGCCACCTCCAATTAAACCTTAAACCTAAAAACATGCATAGCTCGGAAATAATAACAATGATGAATCTCTTAACCTTGAAACAAAGGCTCATGGCCAAAGTTTAATTGATTGGGTTGTTAAAATTAACAAGGGAAAGAgaagtaaaataaatttaatcatttctGTTTGGTTAAACAGtggaaaggaaataaaataatggaatgtagtaattataatcataatattttctttaacataattacataaaatataaaaaagggtaaataaattattaaaattttatctatctCTTTTTTCTAGCTTTTCCTTTGATTCGAGGTAAATAAAAATTTGACACTTTAAAAGGAAGCAAAAGATAATCAACTCCTTTAATTTTTCCTTATCTGAATAAAAAAGGATAACCAAACGAGAGAAATGATATTCCTTTCTTTTGTATTACctcaatatatacatataagtaaaatctaaataaaaatttaaatttataagtcTTATATAAATCAAAtctctaattaaataaatatttaatcccCTAAATAAACTTCTaaatagtataaaattttaactaatttatCCTAACCAAATATAATTAAAGAGTGTTATTTACAATATATCTGTGATAGTTAAATATAAgctcatttaaataataaaaatcctaaaatacTAAAATAGACATATACTACTACTTGAACTCATATCATTCTCCCTCTGTTGATACATTGTATATTTATCCTTGGCTACTGTTTGACTGCAACATTTAAATATTGGCTACTATTATACCCCAACCTTCAACTCTCCTGTGATATCTTCTTAGACGCAAGTTTGCATTAATAAATTAGACTAAGAAAAACGaaattctctcctttttttttttatcaacaactagaaatatatatttgtttaaataCCTAAACCAAAGTCTTATATTAAATGTGCATAATTCTAATATCTTGATTCACCTTAAATCTTTAAGTATAACAAATCGGTAAAAGAATAtgttgttttatgtaaaaataatgataatttatcATGTTAGCTCTAATCAATTTATAACCAGCAATAACGATAATCGAATGACGTCTTGCCACACCCATAAATAATTTGTATTCGAAAACATGgataacaagaaaataaacaaagaGAACATGAGTAGATTTATTGAATTCAGATTTTATAAGCCAATTTATGATATGTTACTTATTTCGTTTTACTTGTATATTCAAATTTATAAGCCAATTTATAACATTTAGCGAGTCGAATTGCAAATTGGTCCTCATTTTGACATATAACATCAAATTTCAATAAttgaatttgatgaaaattttaacaaaaaagactattttactttttaatttaacgtacatggattaaattattcttttttagAATCAAAGaagtaaaatgtaaatttactttTAATACAAAAGCCTTAATTATACATTTATCATGTTATGTCTGCTTAAAATAATTTAGtaagaaaagttttaaatgaaaatgcaacatttgtttaataaagaaataaataggaAAAACTTGTATTCCAAAGATTAAGAAATGGATATGGAACACGTAGAATCTTGCCAGCATTTTAAAGTTGGCCAGTTATTCTCATTACGATGAATGATATTTTTCGAAGTTATCATTGATAGAATGGTTAATAAAAAGAACatgtaaatattatttagttTGAATAAACAAAACCGAAAATTGATGAACTAAAAGTGAGTTcagataaataatataattatgtgatgttagtataaaaatattggtgacgataaaattaaatataataatattactaTAAATAGTACAAACAGTAAATTAAACATAAGGCACCGTCTATCTACGCTAAATAACTGAATAGATTAAAAACactatgaaattgaattgatttgatttaacCGATTAACTATTTCTTGTACATCCCTATTGGTTAACTACGTTAGTGTTATAGATTGGTGTCGGGGAATGCAGAGGGAGAGGAGGGATTGGGGAAAGTTTATTATCTTAGAATATATTagtattatatacatatatactaggAGACGAGTAATGCCGACTGACGACTTGTATACTGAGAGAGCATTAGCTAAAGCAAGGGGAAAAAATGAAGCTAGGGACGTTGTTCAAAGTAGGGGCGTTTGTGGGTGTAATTGCTATAGCCAAGCACTATGGAGGTGCATTGGGATTCGACCAAGACGCCGCTCTTCGCTATTTCCACCAATGGTCGGATCGATTGGGGATTTGGGCCATCCCTCTTTACGTTGCCGTCCACACCCTCACTCTTTCCCTCTGCTTGCCCTACGCCGTTTTCTTCGAGGCCGGCGCTGCTATGCTTTTCGGCTTCATCCCCGCCGTCCTTTGCGTCTTTTCCGCTAAGATTATGGGGGCTTCTCTCTCTTTCTGGATTGGCAGGTCCCGTCTCTGCTCTCCGTTACTtccgattttattttattttatttttttatattaatgaaTTATGTCACTCTGATCTTAAATGTTTTCGATGGTTGCTTGCTTTTTTCTGTTTGAACTTTCTTTAGTTCATTCGATTTCTGATCTATTTGAATTTGAACCTTCTCTGATTTGCTTTCATCACCATTGTTTGCTTCCGAATTCATTTCTCCTTTGAATCGTGGTTGAATGAATTGAATTATCTTTATTAATCCAATGGTTTTGGGGAAGGCATGGTGAGAGTAAAGCCAGATAGTGTTGAACACCGCCTCATCTAAATAGGTTTCCAATAACATGACGGATCAAATTTGGTCAATCTTTTCCATTGCTTAATCTTAGATAGGATCTTTGCTAGTGTTGTTGCATCATATTTTGGTATCCATTATAGTACCGATTTTTGCTAGTTTTGCCCTCCAAAATATCAGCTTTCATGAGCATCTTTGTGGGCATAAGTATTTCGATCTGAAAGAGAAGAAGAGGTGAAATTCCCTACCTTCAGTCCTAGGGTTCCCTAGTAGTGGCACCTAATGTTGAttgaataacaatatctcaataGTATTACCATTAGAACTATCAATTACTAAAAGACTTCAACCTGATGAGCTTAATAATAACTAGACTGGAGGTTCAATAAGTCAGATCTCTGATTTTTGGTCCAATCAATCCGACTGATTGGATCAGTTGGTTTGATAGAAAGTACTTTCAgatatttaaaaactaaacttaatgttaaattaatattaaGGACAGTTAATAGTTAATAAAATTGTGCACTTGAGTTAATGGTATGATCTTTAATATAAAACTGGCTATTACcggttcaatttagttttttatcaatttttaaccTTCTTCCAGACCCTGCTTATAGTGAGAAAGCTTTGTGCACTGGGTACAGCCTTTTCTGATCTTGATAAAGAGctttagcatttgatttggtTTTGCAGTTGTATCCATTGTTAACCAGAATTACAATAGTGTCTTGATCTTTAAGCTATAATACTATTGGTGTAGGACAGTTAGCTGGTTAATTTTATGACAGTTCTCTGATCTGAAAtggataaaatttataaattggtAAAGAACATAGCCACTATATATGCTTCAACAATACCTAATACAAATACAAATACCAAAAATGGCCAAACAGTCTTAATTCTTGGAAAATAAACAAAACTTATTGATGTAAAAGTATCCTACATTTCAGAATCCTAAATCTAGAAAAATTACTAGTAAAATAAAAATCTTGAGTAGTTTAAGTCTTCAATTAACTTGTTTGAATTTTGCACTAAAAATATCCAAAGCTTGATTACTGGTTTCACTTAGAAACTTTTCTGATTCAAGAAATTAACTAAACCAAAGGGTTTCAATTGAAGAGCCgtggaaaaaaaaaattctatcggTTGTCATTCAAGACATATTAGTGAAGTCTGCCCTAGGTTTATGGTGGGAcataaaaataagggattttaggGTATTTGGCTATGGTAAAACTGGAGCTTCGAATAGGGGTTTAGATTTTGATGTACATTGGATGTCAAATGAAGGCAAATGTTATGCAGACTGGCTGCTGAAATTTTTGGATGGCAGTGAAACTAGGTGAAAGTGTTTATGGGTGCTAACAAGATATAGAGCAAAGTCTTTTTCTCTCCTCCTCCACTAATGAAGTtcctaatttttttatccaagaTTTGATTTGCTGCAATGCTGGTCTTTTACTCTTCAGATTTTGTGCTTTGGGTCAACTTGTTTGGTCAATTATACTTTGAAATGTTATATAAAAATGAGTGAACTGAAGGGGAGGAAGAAAGTAAATGCATTTATCAGAAATTCAGACATAATAAATTAAGGTGAAATCGGAATATTGTTCTTTAATGCGAAGTTCAATTTAAAGGGGGTAACGTTACTCCTAACGTCCTCTATTTGTCCAGCTACATTCATTGAAAGAATGAACAAAGTGGCATAATGTTAGTGAACTTATTTTAAGCAACCTCTCATCAAAAAGCCAAGTCTACATTGTTTGTAGTTGATTTCACAGAGCCAGGATCTAGCTTGTGTGCCAGAAGTGTAGCCTTACTCATTTTTCTTAGCATTCTGAATCTGATGCTATATCGATATTTTATCTTTTcttatatctatttattattcTTTCTTTCGGTAATTTCCTGTTATATATATAACCAATTTTGGTTTTGTCAATTTGTTTAGGCTGGTTTTCAAAAGTTCAAGTTCTGCAATGAACTGGGTCCTGAATAACAAATACTTCCATCTCCTTTCCCATGGAGTTGAACGAGATGGTTGGAGATTTGTCCTTCTTGCACGTTTCTCTCCCATCCCTTCCTACGTCATCAATTATGCTCTAGCTGCCACAAATGTTAGATTCATAGTGGATTTTCTGCTTCCTACGGTCATTGGCTGTGTCCCAATGATCTTGCAGAATACTTCCATCGGCAGCCTTGCTGGTGCAGCTGTTGCTACAGCATCTGGCTCCCAGAAATCAAAGGTTTGGTCTTATATTTTACCTTCACTTGGGATTATGTCAAGCATTCTTATTTCCTTGAGGATCAAAAAGTATTCTACTGATATTGCCTTGGCCGAATCTTCTTCTAGTGATCACCCTAAAGTTGAATAACGTTGACTCATATCGAACCTCTGATAATATTAACTTTTTTCCTCGAGTCTTTGGTATCATTCACTCTTCACAATCTTGACCAGGTGGTTTCTAGTTATTAGTTTGTGATATTTGCTGAAGGTTGAAACTatgttttctcttctttttttcccccTCCCTTCAAAGACTTTGAAACTAAACAGATTTCTCAGTAACTTTATCTAAGATTCAGCAGTTTTTGGTAGTGAGAAATGGGTGATGACTTGAAAGTCCATGGAGTGTACTTACAAATTTGTCATATATGTTTTCTCTCGCTGTTTATAGAGTAGAGATTCGCATACACTAGTATAAACTAAAAATAGTTTTATACACTTTCATAACtttttatacgattaatattttaaccatCCAATCGTTATATTCCATGTTCATTTAtgttgattatgcatgtcaagttttgagcaaattaaaaatgTCTACctatttttatagaaaaagaCTTTCAgccgttaaatatatattaaatagtaatttggATTGATATGATAGAAATATTGAATCGATTCAAAAGTTCACATACATAACAAGTGTAACTATAATGATAAATTCAATGGTTAGATTGTTAAggttaaaatatttcaaaagtaTTCATGCTGttcataaatttggaatttagtttttttccattttaaaattcagattCAGTTGTTAACGCTATTAAATTTGTTGATGTGAtgtcttaaaataaaaatatatataaataaaaagattaaattcctAAAATGAAAGTATGaggttaaatttttaatttacaaaaagtacaaaaatttatgacatattttaatcaatataataatacAAGCCCTctacttatttttatattgtgAGTATGTATAAAAGTTCTCTCAATTCAATCGAGAGGTTTTTTTtggaggtttttttttattttcatattaattttcaagttataatTGAGTTCAAGGTATTATTATATACTTATACAAAAGTTTAACTGTATTAGACATCCTCACACTATAATTAGATTCTAAATTGATTCTTCACAATGTATTAATCGAGTAATTAAAGTTTCAATATTATACAAAAGCTGTTTTTTGGTCACTTTAGTTGTCAATTTGAGGGTTACATGTCACCCAAATTTAACTTTAagtatatttaaaacataaatatttattgTATTAATTTGATGTTCAAacgaagttttttttaaattttaaacataaaaaaacacacctctataatttaataaacatattttaaatatattttacgtTAAATCTAAATTAACATTTAAtgtataaattgatgaattaaaaCTTTACTAGGTTTAACaattaatttataacttaaaattaGTTAGTAGCTTGGGACCATTTGATGGAATTAGCTcttaaataacttttaatttgatGTTAAGGAGATTTTGACATGTATATGCATTTGGGTTATGTTTGAATTAGCTTTCCATAATGCGTGATGTGGTGGAAATTGTAAATTGCTGATATTCCCTATCAATCTcctgatttatgttaatttgttttgtatAAAA
It includes:
- the LOC107922785 gene encoding uncharacterized protein; translation: MKLGTLFKVGAFVGVIAIAKHYGGALGFDQDAALRYFHQWSDRLGIWAIPLYVAVHTLTLSLCLPYAVFFEAGAAMLFGFIPAVLCVFSAKIMGASLSFWIGRLVFKSSSSAMNWVLNNKYFHLLSHGVERDGWRFVLLARFSPIPSYVINYALAATNVRFIVDFLLPTVIGCVPMILQNTSIGSLAGAAVATASGSQKSKVWSYILPSLGIMSSILISLRIKKYSTDIALAESSSSDHPKVE